From the genome of Mya arenaria isolate MELC-2E11 chromosome 5, ASM2691426v1:
GGTATCATGGTTAGTGTATACCATAGAACTCATCACCAATAAGGTATCATGGTTAGTGTATAACATagaactcatcaccaatatggCATCATGGTTAGTGTATTATCATTGAACTCATCACCAGTACGGTATCATGGATAGTGTATAACATAGAACTCATCACCAATAAGGTATCATGGTTAGTGTATTATCATTGAACTCATCACCAGTACGGTATCATGGATAGTGTGTAACATAGAACTCATCACCAATAAGGTATCATGGTTAGTGTATACCATAGAACTCATCACCAATAAGGTATCATGGTTAGTGTATAACATagaactcatcaccaatatggCATCATGGTTAGTGTATTATCATTGAACTCATCACCAGTACGGTATCATGGTTAGTGTATAACATAGAACTCATCACCAATGCGGTATCATGGTTAGTGTGTAATCAtggaactcatcaccaataCGGTATCATGGTTAGTGTGAAATGATGGAAATCTCACCAATACGTATCATGGTTAGTGTGTTATCAtggaactcatcaccaataCGGTCTCATGGTTAGTGTGTTGTCATGGAACTCATCACAAATACAGTATCATGTTTAGTGTGTAATCATGGAACACATCACCAATACGGTATCATGGTTAGTGTTTTATCATGGAACTTATCACCAATACGGTATCATGGTTAGTGTGTTAGTATGGAACAcatcaccaatatggtatcatTTATAGTGTGTAATCATGGAAATCACCACCAACACGGTATCATGGTTAGTGTGTTATAATATGGTTAGTGTGTTATAAtggaactcatcaccaataCGGTATCATGGTTAGCGTATTATCATCGAAAcatcaccaatatggtatcatGGATAGTGTATTATCGTGGAACTCATCAACAATATTGTATCATGGTAAGTGTATTATGAtggaactcatcaccaatatggtatcatGGTAAGTGTATTATAAtggaactcatcaccaataCGGTATCAAGGTTAGTGTGTTATCATGAAACTCATCAACAATACGGTATCATGGTTAGTGTATTATCATTGAACTCATCACCAATACGGTATCATTGTTAGTATGTTATCATGAAATTCATCGCCAATACGGTATCTTGGCTAGTATGTTATCAtggaactcatcaccaataCGGTATCATGGTTAGTGTGTTATCAAGGATCTTATCAACAATACGGTAGCATGGTTAGTGTTTTATCATGGAAGTCATCACCAATACGGTATCATGGTTTATGTAATATTATGGAACTCATCACAAATACGGTATCATGGTTACTTTATTATCTtggaactcatcaccaataCGGTAGCATGGTTACTTAATTATCATGGAACTCATCTCCAATACGGTATCATGGTTAGTGTGTTATCATAGAATTCATTACCAATATCGTATCATGGTTAGTGTATTATCAtggaactcatcaccaataCGGTATCATGGTTAATGTATTTGTAtggaactcatcaccaatatggtatcatTGTTAGTGTGTTATCATGGAacttattacaaatataatatcatgGTTAGTGTTTTATTAGGAACTCATCACCAATACGGTATCAtggttagtttttttttatcatggaACTCATCACAAATACGGTATCATGGTTAGTGTATTTGTATGGAACTCATCACAAATACGGTATCATGGTTAGTGTATTTGTATGGAACTCATCACCCGTATGGTATCATGGTTAATGTATCAGTATGGaattcatcaccaatatggtatcTTTGAGAATCTTGATGCACTCACACTGTAATGAAATGACCTGGGACTATTTGAAACCTTTTCTTGGCCTTAACGTTTcactttataatataatttagaGTACATTCTGGTAAACATATTGTAAAAacctaattttattttcatctcaCTATTTGTTTAGATTCGGTAGTACAGAGTGTTTATATCCTCATAAAATACATCAGTACGATTTAATACTGACATACAGCTCACGTAAGTCTAAACGTAGTATCTAATATAATCTTATTCAATCaataatcatcaaaatatgatcTCTGGAAATTATCTGTTTTATTTGGtcatcattttctttttgtccaatgagaacgccgtatttttcaaatttgccaATACTTTTTGTTCAGTAAATCAGCATTCAGCCGTTATTCATTTTGATCAGGTAAAGCGGTAAATATATACTGTGGCTGGCCCACGTAGAGGATATTTTACACAATAGtatcagtatgtgtataccacgcgataaattgcgtcataaatgctacgtctgaaggcaatattttgctatgaatgaagactttaaacaaagataacttcactactTCTTCACCATTTTACACAGCCCCGCCTTTTATATTCTTCCAGAGTTTAATTGagtgtttagtttcttaaaacacttcaataaaCCTTTTCGCAGAACCGCCGCCTGATAGCATTgtcgaaacattattttggacacaggtttgtcgaagtgtttgaagaaactaatcacctaatcaaactcgggcaataaaacgaaggtggggctctttaatCTGAATAGTGtgccatttgtttcatttaaaatggtgtagtaaaagaaaagttaccgttgttttaatttttccttttaagcaaaatattgccttccgacatagtaTATATGTCGAAATTtaacacgtggtatacacacactatataTAGACCACTAAaatggtaaaggttattaataTGTTCTTACAGAAAATGAATGGTTATGAGACTACATTGCATCCAACCATTTAATcatgtaagtacatactaaaaACATTTCACCAATACTTTATGGTCTGTTTCTTGTACATGAACTGATAGAATGGCGACCACTTAGAAgtataaaatacaatgtatcaaGTATGTCTTAAGAGGTGTCCAACTTCACGTCcggaaaaaaacactttcatacaAAATTGCATGCTTTCTGCTAGTGTTATTAGCTACAGTTCTGAAATAATCcaacataaaatacttttaaaaatattgaaatacttgtCTTAGTACTATAGCTAGATAATAAATAGATAACTATagcaattgaaaataataaaataaaaagacgAAACGGCCTCCCAGTTATAGTATGGCTTCTTAGGCATTTGAGTTtttattcggaactcctcggccattttccatcgaaaacaacctcgtatGTATGCCAGTAGAAGAAGTTCgtaaattcttaaatatattaataataacgcgatctacttgcattGTAGTTAAactgtaaagatttctgactttgtaaaccGTATATATACATCCGTTTTTTTTATGGGAAATGGttgaggagttccgaatgatgaGTTTTAGCGGTGTAACAAACACAACTTATTACTACATCGAAATTTTTCTACATTTCAAAATGATCAAGATGAATTTAACACACTTTTAAATTTGTCGACGCTATTTTGCTTTTAGGTCTAGGTCAGGCTAAGTTCAGGTTTAcaaatttgtgtttaaataagaATCTGTCAGTTCGGTTCCAGTATACAGCCGAAAccagttggctcgaactcgcctCGCTCGAATTCTTCATTGGCTCAAACTAGATGaaaggaccaatttctttaGAATACAgaaggtaaacattcccgcttggctcgaagttTCCGAGGCTCGAGATATTTCACTGGTCACTGGGAGCTCGAGCGAACGGAGTTAGACTTTATTTATCtacttttttatgaacaaacacgAAACTTTACTGGCGGATTCTCATTTAAAGCTGCCTTCTCACAGACTGAAAGTTTtgacattgtatatatgtttgttttgttttagaagcAGGTGAATCTGGCATTGATGCCTTCAAATCAGTCATAtaaaataactcacaatagaacagatcacAAAAGTTTGTAAAACTGCGAAAAACTCGGTTTTATTAAAGCGTTTGTAACGCTTTAAGCTATAAACCAGATATTAAatactgcgatctgatcttttaacaacagtcttatttcactgtttttcagacatttactcGAAATTtgtctcattccaagacaaaaaaataaataaaaaaagttgttaaaacgacCAATCtttgagtgtgcagctttaaacataactttttaaatCTAATCCTAAGGTCATAAAATTTTTAATAGCGTGAATAATGCTTGTCagcaaaataaagcatattCTATGATGTGTTTAAATAGTCTTAAACGGTTTCAATTATTCCAAACAATCAAGctctttatttaaagctgcactctcacagatttaccgtttagacttcattttatttttttgttttggaatgagcaaatttttgcgtaattatctgcacaccggtgatataagactgctgacaaaagatcaggtcgcagattttcatattcctgttcgaaaataaatattgtatggctaaaagcgttactaacggtttaagaaaaacgcattaaccatcaatttttgaacttaaatatgaaaggCTGTCTTATAGCactaatttgcatatatttacgcaaacatttgctcattccaagacaattttttttttgccaaaacgataaatctgtgagagtgcagctttaacatgaaAATGCTTCGTCTGATGTTTGACCCTTATGAACCTGAGAGTCCATTTAAACGATGAGTAAACATTTATCGGTGAGAACGATAACACGCGTTTTAATGAGAGGTATATGGAAAACGAAAGTACATACTTGTGTGATTTGTGGATTTCGTAATTTTCCGCGTAGGTTGATAAACAGTGTGATTAAATTTGTGTGCAAGTTTACTTATAACATAAAGGCGTGTTATCAACTGATTCATATTCAAAATGTGGAAGTAAGACTTGAAAAACTGGCAAAAACTACAACGGATTGTATGAGCTTCGCTCGCGTACTTTTAAACATTGGGTTCCTATAAGTGTAAAAAAGTCAGCACGTATGATTTTatactgataaaaagattgcTTGGTATTTACAATCTTGATACGTGTGAATATCAATGAGGAATACGTAGTTGTATTTGTTCATTCTACGTACTTGCAAATCAGAGGATACTATGAACTCACTTTAAATAGTGGCAGGATTATTGAAAATACCGCTGACTGCACAATCtaatgaactatttatataccaagtcaagtcaaatcaatatttgtttattgtcggatttcatgtaacatttaaacataaaagctaTGCAAAGATTTTTACCGACATAtccatttaacaaataaaaactggATTTATCTAAAATAGTAAAGGATACAATGCTAACAAGGATTGCTTGGTAACTAATTGACTGACAAAGATGTTACGTGCCGATGTTAATGACGTTATATATCGTTCGTCTTTACGACTTTCACGTGTGCTAGATGATATCGGAATCAGCAAGAACATTGTGTACATGCGCAGAGAGACATATGCTTTAATGGAAAAGTTGAACAACGAAGTGTCAGAAGCACGTGGCTGGAACTTCAAACATTTCTATGTCGGAAGTCAACGGGAAGGAAGCGTTATCCCGGGGACGGCCTCGGACGTGGATATCCTTTCCTGTAACAGAGACGTTTCAGTTTGGAGGGATTGGGCAGACTGGGAGAACGGGCGGGACAATAGGCGCATTCTACAGCCATCTTACCTCCCGCCTCAGCACTGCGTCGTACAGCTTATTCGCGATGACAAGCCACTTCCTATCAGGAATGTTGATAATACGCCCCAGGGTGTCGCTAGGTACTGTCACGTAGATGACCGAGGGCGAATTCTATTACTTAACACCTACCTTGATCACGAATTCGCAAGAATTTATGAAAATGTTGGTTTGATGCTTCGAAAAACTGGACCTTCCAAAGGATGGTGTCGAGAGCTAGATTTTGTTCCATGGAACAAATGCCGTTCTGTACCAGACACGTGTATGACATGGATTGACAGACGTCGGCCTGGCCACTGGCCTACCCTGGCTATGCTCGAGGAGGCGAAAACCATTGACTGGTTCATCATACCCGCTGGCCACCCTGATAGCCCAACGCAAGGTCTAGAGTGGAGGTTCGCTCCCAACCTCATTGAGagaatgttgtttttaagtCTCAGAAATGTGCATGTTAAATGTTAcgttgttttgaaaatgattaaagAGACGATATTCAAACCATTGGTTGGCGACAATCTAACAAGTTTTCATCTGAAGACCGTTCTTTTTCGTACCGTCGAACAGACTCCGGATGATCTTTGGAATGAAGAAAACTTGATCAAGTGCATTCACAGCTGTATCATAACGCTCTACCGCTTTCTTAAGGCGGGTGTTTGTCCACACTTTATTCTCACGGGTTTGGACGTATTTGCGGGGAAGTTGAGAAAACACGAACAAATCAGATTGGCCAATGTCGTGCGAACAGCGCTAGGCGACGGTTTGGAAAACTTGATTTACCGACTCCCAGAGGTTGGGGCGCGTCTTTCTCGCTTGAATAACACGGGAAGATACTTACATGGAGAGTTCCCTTCTCGTTATCAGCGGCATAAATCCATTTGTGATAAACTTGATAATCAACGAGTGAAGTGTATCAGGTGgaagaaccaaatgacagaatAATATGCAACTTCAATGAAAACACGCCATCtactttaacattatttcagtatataattaaataGTATAACCTATATCGAGAAACAGCAAACAAACTAGCGCACACaatatttagtattttagttattatctctgtaacatttgttttgcatCGGGTAtctgttgttctttttttggTAATGgcctttttgatttttttatataagttatacaatatttacttaaaggcTGTAAAATATTGGCATTTGTTATGGAAAGAAGGCCAGGGTATCCTTGGTTGTTGTAGGGGTGTATTATCCAGACAAGTTGCTTTTTACATTATGTCACCATGTAAACTCAGAATTGTCTAAGTTTCTTGACTCTTAAGTTTCAGCTGTCAACTGATTTGAACACTGTTTAAAGATGATAAATAAGGCAGAAAGGGGCATTATATTTAGACACTGGAAATTAGTTTGTCGATTGTGAATGGTTTAAAAGGCTAAATAACTTTAACAACTTGtgaaatcattataaacatatataaatatattgttattttgttcgAAAATAAAACCGTTTTAAAGTGCGTTTGCTTTTTTAGTATTTCACTAGATATTTGGCAATTTGGTCTGATTCTcgattgttaatatattttgttttatgaaccCCCTTGTGTCATCTATGTTGTTTTTACTGATGAGTAATTGTTCTTGTCGTCCAGTTGCTACTCTTCATACCGATTTATTGCGTACAGAATTACAACCGAGCGTTATATGATGAAGCTTGACCCTTTAACTGGGACAGGTTCAAATTTTCTTATCAATATTcggtttttagctcgactattcgaaatattcggagagctatactactcaccctagcgtCGGCGTCCGCGTCACACATTAATTAACGTCTCACATGTAAGAACCTTCAAGTCATtgtctcagcaaatacatcatgtattgcattgaaacttaacaTATGTGTTTCCAACCTACTTGTTTAATGAAGGGAGATAACACTGTTATGAATATAacgcaaattatgggcctttattacaTATAGGTTTTCTCAGGATTCAAGGAATTCGCGAACATATGTGACAAACCGATTATTTGCTTCAAAGCGCGGCTATTTCGGTTAATTAATACAAGGAATGTTTCCtacataaacaaattaatatatttaaaaaggcaTCAAATCTGTTCTGAACCTTACAACGCATTCCACCGCTGAAAATTGACCATCTCGCATAAATAGCGCTCTATTATCGGCTATCCCCTCGTGACGTCATCAAAGggcaaataatttaaaacacgGTATAATTGAAAGGGTGTATTGCATCGAAACTTTAGGTACGTGTTCCCAACTATCAAACCtttttcattaatgaaaacAGATAACATTTActtgaaaataatgcaaattatgggcctttattattcgacttagaaattctggcaAAGGTTTTAGCACACAtcagttaatatatcagcaaatgcttgaagtattgcattgatactgtATACAACGGTACTGAACCGTCCGacttatttaaattatcaaGTTATGTCACTCTATTTAACATATAATActaataatggccctttattatttgacttagaaaatCTAGTTAAGgatttgcatgtaaccacatatTAGACAATAACTCgccaaatacatcatgtattgcattgaaactt
Proteins encoded in this window:
- the LOC128235615 gene encoding uncharacterized protein LOC128235615, which translates into the protein MLRADVNDVIYRSSLRLSRVLDDIGISKNIVYMRRETYALMEKLNNEVSEARGWNFKHFYVGSQREGSVIPGTASDVDILSCNRDVSVWRDWADWENGRDNRRILQPSYLPPQHCVVQLIRDDKPLPIRNVDNTPQGVARYCHVDDRGRILLLNTYLDHEFARIYENVGLMLRKTGPSKGWCRELDFVPWNKCRSVPDTCMTWIDRRRPGHWPTLAMLEEAKTIDWFIIPAGHPDSPTQGLEWRFAPNLIERMLFLSLRNVHVKCYVVLKMIKETIFKPLVGDNLTSFHLKTVLFRTVEQTPDDLWNEENLIKCIHSCIITLYRFLKAGVCPHFILTGLDVFAGKLRKHEQIRLANVVRTALGDGLENLIYRLPEVGARLSRLNNTGRYLHGEFPSRYQRHKSICDKLDNQRVKCIRWKNQMTE